Proteins from a single region of Pseudopedobacter saltans DSM 12145:
- a CDS encoding SusC/RagA family TonB-linked outer membrane protein → MRKILLMFAVIYSNILYAQNITVSGLVTDVAGDVLAGVNVAEKGTNKGTITGVNGQYKLTVSSKDAVLVYTYMGFTPVEQKVGGKTTINVKLNQETQSMNEVVVIGYGTVKRKDLTGSVSSVTGEDLSKVPVQDVASALAGRLAGVQVSASEGAPGSDISIKVRGGGSITQSNEPLYVIDGVPQTEGLNFLDPTDIESIDVLKDAASTAIYGARGANGVILVTTKQHKAGKTIVTYDTYVGAKKNMKTLATLNPYQYTLLQYERSMSDAAKLASFEKTYGKFENLASNYGNRAGVNWQDEVFGRTANSQYHKIGVSGGNKETKFSMFYSFNEDEGIMLNSGATKNVAKLTLNHTASKKLSLNGSANYSQQKIYGLGTGEGNQAFNQLQNILTYRPTFGLAGEDSDLIDLEEDPELASNSGNVQQNPIINALSQNKDVLAKYLYLNGGLTYKLTKHVTYKGAVNYRNTSAKTDLFYDKRSMTAKRNQGPLGSLADQTKSGWSYTNTLTYANTFGKDHKFDMMLGQEQNYLLTKYNRINANGFPKETLGLNNLGEATTFTAESNNQDEKMFSLFTRANYNYKGRYLVSASLRADGSSKFGAGNKYGYFPAASFAWRPIEEEFMKNQNLFSDLKLRFSIGTSGNNRIANYASLALLTSGNYPLLDQNNVTVFPNVLPNPNLKWERTRSENLGLDMAFLNHRVQVTAEVYRNTTNDLLLSAEVPMATGYSNMLINAGSTRNKGLELSLNTVNINARDFKWTTNFNIAFNKNKVLALTSGENVRYAFSNWGILTESDYVIRVGESLGQMYGYRTNGLYQVEDFDYNATTQTYTLKAGIPFDSNNIPQPGYLKFEDYNKDGKISVDDRTIVGNATPKNIGGINNTFSFKGVDLSVFLNWSYGNNVYNANKLYSSQTQLDYRSTLGYFADRWMSIDANGVRQKDPIALAAMNQGKVVPVYNSNNAVKFYDYVVEDGSFLRINNISLGYTLPKHITSKLKISGLRIYATAYNLGTITGYSGYDPEVSTRNSTGLTPGIDFGAYPRSRSFVAGLNLSL, encoded by the coding sequence ATGAGAAAGATACTCTTAATGTTCGCTGTGATATACAGCAATATTTTGTACGCTCAAAATATCACAGTGAGTGGATTGGTTACTGATGTAGCCGGAGATGTTCTGGCCGGAGTTAACGTAGCTGAAAAAGGAACCAATAAAGGGACTATTACAGGTGTAAATGGACAGTATAAATTGACTGTTAGTAGCAAAGATGCTGTTTTGGTTTATACATATATGGGCTTTACGCCAGTAGAGCAAAAAGTAGGCGGAAAAACAACCATCAATGTAAAGCTTAATCAAGAGACGCAAAGTATGAATGAGGTTGTTGTAATTGGTTATGGTACTGTGAAAAGGAAAGACTTAACCGGATCGGTATCTTCCGTAACTGGAGAAGATCTGAGTAAGGTTCCTGTGCAGGATGTTGCGAGCGCATTGGCTGGAAGATTGGCCGGTGTACAGGTATCTGCATCGGAAGGAGCGCCGGGATCTGATATTTCTATAAAAGTTAGAGGCGGCGGTTCTATTACCCAAAGTAACGAACCTTTGTATGTGATAGACGGTGTTCCGCAGACAGAAGGACTTAACTTTTTGGATCCTACAGATATTGAAAGTATAGATGTTTTAAAGGACGCCGCCTCTACAGCTATTTATGGTGCCAGAGGAGCGAACGGTGTTATTTTGGTGACTACCAAACAACATAAAGCAGGAAAAACAATAGTTACCTATGATACTTATGTAGGTGCGAAGAAGAATATGAAGACTTTGGCAACGCTTAACCCTTATCAATATACGCTTTTGCAATATGAGCGTTCTATGAGTGATGCAGCAAAGTTAGCCTCATTTGAAAAAACTTACGGAAAGTTTGAGAACCTGGCGTCAAATTATGGAAACAGAGCCGGTGTAAACTGGCAGGACGAAGTTTTTGGAAGAACCGCCAATAGCCAATATCATAAAATTGGAGTTAGTGGTGGAAATAAAGAAACTAAATTCAGTATGTTCTATTCATTTAATGAAGATGAAGGTATCATGCTCAATAGCGGAGCCACTAAAAATGTAGCAAAACTTACCTTAAACCATACAGCAAGTAAAAAGTTAAGTTTAAACGGAAGTGCCAATTACTCGCAGCAAAAGATTTACGGATTAGGAACGGGTGAGGGAAATCAAGCGTTTAATCAGCTTCAAAATATTCTTACTTACAGACCAACCTTTGGATTGGCGGGAGAAGATTCGGATTTAATTGATCTGGAGGAAGATCCGGAATTAGCGTCAAATTCTGGCAATGTTCAGCAAAATCCAATTATAAATGCACTATCTCAGAATAAAGATGTTTTAGCCAAATACCTTTATTTGAACGGAGGCCTGACTTATAAGCTGACAAAACATGTTACCTATAAAGGTGCAGTAAATTATAGAAACACATCTGCCAAAACGGATCTGTTCTATGACAAAAGATCTATGACGGCGAAACGTAATCAGGGACCTTTAGGATCTTTAGCGGACCAAACAAAAAGCGGTTGGAGCTACACCAATACTTTAACCTACGCAAATACTTTTGGGAAGGATCATAAATTTGACATGATGCTTGGACAGGAACAAAACTACCTGTTAACTAAATATAATAGAATCAATGCTAACGGTTTCCCGAAAGAAACTTTAGGATTGAACAACTTAGGAGAAGCGACAACTTTTACTGCCGAGTCAAATAATCAGGATGAAAAGATGTTTTCTCTTTTTACAAGAGCTAACTACAATTACAAAGGTAGATATTTAGTTTCGGCTAGTTTAAGAGCAGATGGGTCCTCAAAGTTTGGCGCTGGAAATAAATATGGTTATTTCCCGGCAGCTTCTTTCGCTTGGAGACCAATCGAAGAGGAATTTATGAAGAATCAGAATTTGTTTTCTGATTTGAAACTGAGATTTAGTATTGGTACTTCCGGAAATAATCGGATAGCCAACTACGCCTCTTTAGCACTTTTAACATCTGGAAATTATCCATTATTAGATCAAAATAATGTAACGGTATTCCCTAATGTACTTCCAAACCCAAATTTGAAATGGGAGCGCACACGTTCAGAAAACTTAGGTTTGGATATGGCATTTCTTAATCACAGGGTTCAGGTAACTGCCGAGGTTTACAGAAATACCACCAATGATTTATTGTTGAGCGCAGAAGTCCCTATGGCTACCGGTTATTCCAATATGCTAATAAATGCCGGTTCAACAAGAAATAAAGGACTTGAATTGAGTTTGAATACAGTTAACATCAATGCAAGAGATTTTAAATGGACTACAAACTTCAATATTGCTTTCAATAAGAACAAAGTATTGGCATTAACGTCTGGCGAGAATGTAAGATATGCTTTCTCTAACTGGGGAATTTTAACGGAGAGTGATTATGTTATCAGGGTAGGCGAGTCTTTGGGTCAAATGTACGGTTACAGGACGAATGGCCTTTATCAGGTAGAAGATTTTGATTACAATGCTACAACACAGACGTATACCTTAAAAGCGGGCATTCCTTTCGATTCAAATAATATTCCTCAACCAGGATATTTAAAATTCGAAGATTATAATAAGGATGGCAAAATTAGTGTAGACGACCGTACAATAGTAGGAAATGCCACACCAAAAAATATAGGTGGTATCAATAATACATTCTCTTTTAAAGGAGTTGATTTAAGTGTTTTTCTAAACTGGTCATATGGTAATAATGTGTACAATGCCAATAAACTTTACAGCAGCCAGACCCAATTAGATTACAGAAGTACATTAGGATATTTTGCCGACAGATGGATGTCTATAGACGCCAACGGTGTTAGACAAAAAGATCCAATAGCTTTGGCCGCTATGAATCAGGGAAAAGTTGTTCCGGTTTACAATAGCAATAACGCAGTTAAATTTTATGATTACGTAGTAGAAGACGGTTCATTTTTAAGAATCAACAATATTAGTCTGGGTTATACTTTACCTAAACACATTACGTCGAAACTTAAAATTAGCGGATTAAGAATCTACGCAACTGCGTATAACTTAGGTACCATTACAGGTTATTCTGGGTATGATCCTGAAGTAAGTACCAGAAACAGTACAGGTTTAACACCGGGAATTGACTTTGGTGCATATCCTAGAAGCAGATCATTTGTAGCAGGTTTAAATCTTTCTCTTTAA
- a CDS encoding glycoside hydrolase family 88 protein: MRKIASVLICCIALAMSGNQLHAQEDLSWLKNAKKSIVHQLKKASETYKPGMNPRSVYPNGSVRLAPQEDWTTGFFPGSLWYGYEISGDKQLGASARKFTLAMDSLKNFTHTHDLGFMIYCSFGNGYRITKDKAYLPTLEKGAANLYKRYNKTVGAIRSWDFGHWQFPVIIDNLMNLDYLYWAGKNFKKAEYVDASSQHALTTLKNHFRPDNSSYHVISYDTLSGRAIQKETHQGLTHESSWARGQAWGLYGYTMAYKETNNKVFLDHAILIAKYIMEHPNVDKDKIPYWDYSIHNGGERAPRDASAAAVIASALIDLSKYTKNNSYFTYAEDILKSLSSDAYLAKQDSNGFFILKHSVGAFLYNSEIDTPLNYADYYYLEALLRYAASKNIDLKKLN; this comes from the coding sequence ATGAGAAAAATTGCTAGCGTATTGATTTGTTGTATAGCATTAGCTATGTCAGGAAATCAACTTCATGCGCAGGAAGATTTAAGTTGGTTAAAAAACGCAAAGAAAAGTATTGTTCATCAATTAAAAAAAGCATCAGAAACCTACAAACCAGGCATGAATCCAAGATCTGTATATCCTAACGGATCTGTAAGACTGGCTCCGCAGGAAGATTGGACCACTGGTTTTTTCCCTGGATCGCTTTGGTATGGTTACGAAATTTCTGGAGATAAGCAGTTAGGTGCAAGTGCTAGAAAATTTACTTTAGCTATGGATTCGCTAAAAAACTTTACGCACACTCACGATCTTGGCTTTATGATATATTGTTCTTTTGGTAACGGATATAGAATTACAAAAGACAAGGCTTATTTACCTACATTAGAAAAAGGAGCTGCTAATCTTTATAAAAGATATAATAAAACTGTTGGTGCCATCAGATCTTGGGATTTTGGTCATTGGCAGTTTCCTGTTATCATAGATAATTTAATGAATTTAGACTATCTATACTGGGCAGGAAAAAACTTTAAAAAAGCAGAATATGTAGATGCATCTAGCCAGCATGCCTTGACAACATTAAAGAATCATTTCAGACCGGATAATAGTTCATACCATGTTATTAGTTACGATACCCTATCTGGCAGAGCGATACAAAAAGAAACGCACCAAGGCTTAACTCATGAATCATCTTGGGCAAGAGGCCAGGCTTGGGGGCTTTATGGCTATACTATGGCTTATAAAGAAACTAACAATAAAGTTTTTTTAGACCATGCTATCCTTATTGCTAAATATATTATGGAGCATCCCAATGTAGATAAAGACAAAATTCCTTATTGGGACTATAGCATCCATAATGGAGGCGAAAGAGCACCTAGAGATGCATCTGCCGCAGCTGTTATAGCTTCTGCATTAATAGATTTAAGCAAATACACTAAAAACAATAGCTACTTTACCTATGCAGAAGATATTCTTAAATCTTTATCTTCTGATGCTTACCTTGCAAAACAAGACTCAAACGGATTTTTTATATTGAAGCATAGTGTTGGTGCCTTCCTATACAATTCAGAGATAGACACTCCATTAAACTATGCCGATTATTATTATTTAGAGGCTTTATTAAGATATGCCGCTTCTAAAAATATAGATTTGAAGAAATTAAACTAA
- the hepC gene encoding heparin-sulfate lyase HepC — protein MKIKSLLIILLLFPILSIGKGKSSLSGADFNNLNLDYPGLEKVKSLVANKKYDDAAKTLLAYYKQRSIKHPDYNIQDRAKFFGKPISKDNQEKADKGLEHLFFVHKGYGFIDYGKDINWQHWPIKDNEIRWQLHRTYWWVPMGLAYWSSGDEKYAKEWTFQYLDWIKKNPLGLSKENDRFAWRALEVATRVQDQTAMFNMFISSPYFTPEFLMAFLNNYNKHADYILNNYSDKGNHLLFEAQRMIYAGAFFPEFKDAPAWRKSGIEILNTEIKKQIYADGMQFELSPNYHTAAINIFLKALRMTQLANLDNEFPQSFKNTIEEMIMAQVNFSFPDYTYPMFSDAKLETKESMLKNYKDWLKVFPSNKVIQYYATEGKKGETPKFLSHALKNGGFYTFRNSWKDTATVMVLKASPPAFWHSQPDNGTFDLWVKGRNFMPDAGAYVYGGDEEILKLRNWYRQTRVHKTLTLNNENIDTCDAKLVRWETSDTLDLLVYKNPSYKGLDHYRTVVFVNKKYFIIFDSAVGTTTGNVGIHFQLKEDNEPLYNMKENSVATTYKDGNNLIIRNFNIGQAKFVKEEGKVSYSYRQEAARPAFAFEQDKKDTKDINFTTILYPFNGNQAPKLDFKEEIGNNPQEGKINFSLFIDGKKQTIKHQF, from the coding sequence ATGAAAATCAAATCACTCCTCATAATTCTTTTACTCTTTCCTATTCTAAGTATAGGGAAAGGTAAATCGTCCTTATCCGGTGCAGACTTTAACAATCTGAATCTGGATTATCCGGGGCTTGAAAAAGTAAAAAGTCTGGTAGCAAACAAAAAATATGATGATGCTGCCAAAACATTGTTAGCTTATTATAAACAAAGAAGCATCAAACATCCCGATTATAACATTCAGGATAGAGCCAAATTTTTCGGTAAACCGATATCAAAAGACAATCAGGAAAAAGCTGATAAAGGCTTAGAACATTTATTTTTTGTACATAAAGGATATGGGTTTATAGATTACGGAAAAGATATAAATTGGCAGCACTGGCCAATTAAAGACAATGAAATTCGCTGGCAATTGCATAGAACATACTGGTGGGTTCCTATGGGATTAGCTTACTGGTCTTCTGGCGATGAAAAATATGCCAAAGAATGGACTTTCCAATATCTTGACTGGATTAAAAAGAATCCGCTGGGTTTATCTAAAGAGAATGACCGATTCGCTTGGAGAGCCCTTGAAGTGGCTACCCGAGTTCAGGATCAAACAGCTATGTTTAATATGTTCATCAGCTCTCCTTATTTCACTCCGGAGTTTTTAATGGCCTTTTTGAACAATTATAATAAACACGCAGATTATATCCTTAACAACTATTCGGACAAAGGAAATCACTTATTGTTTGAAGCGCAACGAATGATTTATGCAGGTGCGTTCTTTCCCGAGTTTAAAGATGCTCCCGCCTGGAGAAAAAGTGGTATAGAGATACTAAATACAGAAATCAAAAAGCAGATTTATGCAGACGGTATGCAATTTGAATTATCTCCAAATTACCACACCGCAGCTATTAATATCTTCCTGAAAGCTTTAAGGATGACACAATTGGCAAATTTAGACAATGAATTCCCTCAGTCATTCAAAAACACCATAGAAGAAATGATTATGGCACAGGTAAACTTTTCGTTTCCGGATTATACTTATCCCATGTTTAGTGATGCTAAATTGGAAACAAAGGAATCTATGCTAAAAAACTATAAAGATTGGCTTAAAGTTTTCCCAAGCAATAAAGTAATACAATACTACGCTACAGAAGGAAAAAAGGGAGAGACACCAAAATTCCTTTCTCACGCATTAAAAAATGGCGGTTTTTATACCTTCAGAAACAGTTGGAAAGATACTGCAACAGTAATGGTATTAAAGGCAAGTCCTCCCGCTTTTTGGCATAGCCAGCCAGATAACGGAACATTTGACCTTTGGGTAAAAGGGAGAAACTTTATGCCAGACGCTGGTGCTTACGTTTATGGCGGCGACGAGGAAATACTCAAACTTAGAAATTGGTATAGACAAACCAGAGTTCATAAAACATTAACTCTTAATAACGAAAATATTGACACTTGTGATGCTAAACTAGTCAGATGGGAAACATCAGATACTTTAGATTTACTGGTTTACAAAAACCCCAGTTATAAAGGTTTAGATCACTACAGAACAGTTGTATTTGTTAATAAAAAGTACTTTATCATTTTCGATAGTGCTGTAGGAACAACTACCGGAAACGTAGGTATTCACTTCCAATTAAAAGAGGATAATGAGCCGCTGTACAATATGAAAGAGAATAGTGTTGCTACAACTTACAAAGATGGTAATAACCTGATCATTAGAAATTTTAATATAGGTCAGGCCAAATTTGTCAAAGAAGAAGGTAAAGTATCTTATTCTTACAGACAAGAAGCTGCAAGACCAGCTTTTGCTTTTGAACAGGATAAAAAGGATACAAAAGACATCAACTTTACTACAATTCTATATCCATTTAATGGAAATCAGGCACCAAAGCTTGATTTTAAAGAAGAAATTGGTAATAATCCGCAAGAAGGTAAAATTAATTTCTCTTTATTCATTGATGGAAAAAAACAGACTATTAAGCATCAGTTTTAA
- a CDS encoding transposase, translated as MEKPRKGKSKGRTPLFEDSFKIAVAREYILGDYSASQVGKKYNLNSDNVFYFVKWYNKHHPDPAPETSSPAELTPSNTAKLEEELALAKLKITALEMLIRNAEREMGVDIVKKPGTKQ; from the coding sequence ATGGAAAAACCAAGAAAAGGAAAGAGCAAAGGTCGTACTCCTTTATTCGAAGACAGTTTTAAAATTGCAGTTGCCCGAGAATATATTTTGGGTGACTATAGCGCCAGTCAGGTTGGCAAGAAATACAATTTAAATTCAGACAATGTATTTTACTTTGTAAAGTGGTACAATAAGCATCATCCTGACCCAGCCCCAGAGACAAGTTCTCCTGCGGAATTAACGCCCTCAAACACCGCTAAGCTTGAAGAGGAATTAGCGTTGGCAAAACTTAAGATCACCGCATTAGAAATGCTCATTCGTAATGCCGAACGGGAAATGGGGGTAGATATTGTAAAAAAGCCTGGTACCAAACAGTAG
- a CDS encoding IS3 family transposase translates to MKEIYHEISLTTICALFGKSRQGWYQLAENKGQKQLQRTLVIEQVRQIKSELPHIGGLKMHSMLQKFLSAHQISMGRDAFFCLLKENNLLVKPRRLYARTTNSFHHFKKWPDLVQRRKAIMAEEIWVSDITYLKTKKGFIYLSLITDAYSRKIVGYNLSRNLKAEGCIKAFQMALKSRLYPKRPLIHHSDRGIQYCCDDYVQLLISQNVQISMTQNGSPYDNAIAERVNGILKQEFNLYQSFDSYQKAKDAVENAIISYNQIRPHFSCQLQTPQAKHASSNAW, encoded by the coding sequence ATGAAAGAAATATATCATGAAATTTCCCTAACAACAATTTGTGCTTTGTTTGGTAAAAGTCGTCAAGGTTGGTATCAGCTAGCTGAAAATAAGGGACAGAAACAACTACAAAGAACTTTAGTGATAGAACAGGTTCGACAAATAAAAAGTGAATTGCCCCACATCGGCGGCCTTAAGATGCACTCCATGCTGCAAAAATTCCTATCTGCTCATCAGATTTCGATGGGAAGAGATGCTTTTTTCTGCTTATTAAAGGAAAATAATTTGCTGGTTAAGCCCCGGAGATTATATGCCAGAACGACCAATTCCTTTCATCATTTTAAGAAATGGCCGGATCTGGTGCAAAGACGTAAAGCTATAATGGCAGAAGAAATATGGGTGAGCGATATTACCTATTTAAAAACAAAAAAAGGTTTTATCTATCTTAGTTTGATTACAGATGCTTATTCAAGAAAAATTGTAGGTTATAACTTAAGTCGAAACTTAAAAGCAGAAGGATGCATAAAAGCATTTCAGATGGCGTTAAAATCAAGATTATACCCAAAAAGACCTCTTATTCATCACTCTGACAGGGGAATTCAATACTGCTGTGACGATTATGTCCAATTATTGATCAGCCAAAATGTACAAATTAGCATGACGCAAAATGGAAGCCCTTATGATAATGCTATCGCAGAGCGGGTGAATGGTATTTTAAAACAAGAATTTAATCTATACCAATCTTTTGACTCATACCAAAAAGCTAAAGATGCAGTAGAAAACGCAATTATCAGTTATAACCAGATCAGACCCCACTTCTCTTGCCAGCTTCAAACACCACAAGCAAAACATGCATCAAGTAATGCATGGTAA
- a CDS encoding T9SS type A sorting domain-containing protein, whose translation MKKRLLLSLALLATTNFTFAQFTPDKLVVVKTTPTSNSNVGNVSLLQMNLDGSPVIGAEETSIPTFYIGLTASTVNNGILRLSSDKKFLTMYGHTTFPSTGNLASTTDARVVTFIDEFQSIKALPTPVVIHSGTQVRSCVAYKKQENIYNIYLSGGSTSATAALQYAELNLSNNTITNPIRIGEYTDPSTNKISGLNSGSVNIFNNQLYAATGLTGATNYLFTKVGTGIPTEVTTINDLSETIPLNTLKIPGDFIFFGKDLLYIADESEAKSPPTFTGAIYKYYSLDNGDTWKSAGSITSPISDDLGFRGIAGRLENGKVTLYAVTSKSKGNSIVKIVDETSKTQTISNSTAGITVNILSTASSTVGYRGISFTPNSTITLPVSLNSFTAKTVNGNIVINWSTASEQNNKYFEILRSTDGVSFTKIGQVAGKNNSSSLNQYSFTDNTPISGTNYYQLKQVDINGESETFGPVSAKIGFENKNNISVIDNEGSITFVITADKNTNSKLTVTDITGRTHFSKQVQLTPGNNTIALDKNLTSGIYIAKIVGTGISITQKFKK comes from the coding sequence ATGAAAAAAAGACTTTTACTTTCTTTGGCCTTGCTGGCTACAACAAACTTTACTTTTGCACAGTTTACTCCGGATAAGTTAGTAGTTGTTAAGACTACGCCTACTTCCAACTCTAATGTTGGCAATGTTTCTTTATTACAAATGAATTTAGATGGAAGTCCCGTGATTGGAGCTGAAGAAACATCTATTCCAACATTCTATATTGGCTTGACAGCAAGCACAGTAAATAATGGTATCCTGCGCTTAAGTTCAGACAAAAAATTTTTGACTATGTATGGTCATACAACATTTCCTTCTACTGGCAATTTAGCTAGCACCACAGATGCAAGAGTAGTCACATTTATAGATGAATTCCAAAGTATAAAAGCACTCCCTACGCCAGTGGTAATACATTCAGGCACTCAGGTTAGATCTTGTGTCGCCTACAAAAAGCAAGAGAACATTTATAATATATATTTAAGTGGAGGGAGCACCTCTGCTACTGCAGCATTACAATATGCTGAACTAAATCTTAGTAACAACACCATTACCAACCCAATTAGAATAGGTGAATACACTGATCCCTCAACAAATAAAATTTCAGGTTTAAATTCTGGTAGCGTGAATATTTTTAACAATCAGCTTTATGCTGCTACAGGATTAACAGGTGCCACTAATTATCTATTCACAAAAGTAGGCACAGGAATACCTACAGAAGTAACGACAATTAATGATCTTAGCGAAACTATCCCGCTAAATACTTTAAAAATACCCGGAGATTTTATTTTCTTTGGTAAAGATTTATTATATATTGCTGATGAATCAGAAGCAAAATCCCCTCCCACATTTACTGGAGCTATTTATAAATACTACTCTTTAGACAATGGAGACACTTGGAAATCAGCTGGCAGCATCACATCTCCAATATCAGATGATTTAGGTTTCAGAGGTATTGCAGGAAGATTAGAAAACGGCAAAGTCACTTTGTATGCTGTCACCTCGAAATCAAAAGGCAACAGTATTGTTAAAATTGTCGATGAGACTTCAAAAACTCAAACTATTTCCAATTCTACTGCCGGAATTACAGTGAATATTTTAAGCACTGCTTCTTCTACTGTTGGTTACCGCGGAATCAGCTTCACGCCCAATTCTACCATTACCTTACCTGTTTCCTTAAACAGTTTTACAGCAAAAACAGTAAACGGAAACATTGTCATAAACTGGTCTACAGCATCAGAGCAAAACAATAAATATTTCGAAATATTACGTTCTACAGATGGCGTTTCGTTTACAAAAATTGGCCAAGTAGCCGGAAAAAACAACTCCAGCTCCTTGAACCAATACAGCTTCACCGACAACACACCAATTTCGGGTACAAACTACTACCAATTAAAACAAGTAGATATCAACGGAGAATCAGAAACATTTGGTCCTGTTTCTGCCAAAATAGGCTTTGAAAACAAAAATAATATTAGCGTAATAGATAACGAAGGAAGTATAACGTTTGTAATTACAGCAGATAAAAACACCAACTCCAAACTAACAGTAACAGATATCACTGGAAGAACACACTTCTCAAAACAGGTGCAACTGACTCCAGGAAACAATACAATAGCATTGGATAAAAACCTTACCAGTGGAATTTATATAGCCAAAATAGTAGGCACTGGTATTTCAATTACTCAGAAATTCAAAAAATAG
- a CDS encoding T9SS type A sorting domain-containing protein, giving the protein MKKQFVLALLSAIVLNSYAQFSPNNLIVSEIANNNKGGSTLNLSIYDLTGNLIESKALGNQNFFVNGTAINEGLLTLSTDNKLLTLYGYSKITSNTGGPAKDDASTTNRTLAIINQNKEETFINFNNTHSTQAAKSALAFPLENTDYGIYLAGAGTGTATGVQYVSYNPQQKTTTVPVSLTKVNTRSIKAFNNQLYISSSFDPSGGPTRLLKVGNGIPNTKDQTALNLPGDAITSLEAPADFVMFGDDLLYIAEENTSTGGIKKLYYNGSEWILLGIIDSGVANDFGFKALTGRLEDGKRTLYAITTNNLGNSIVKIIDETTKAENVERCKVGVQVNVLARSSATTGFRGIAFTPQSEVKLPVGLISFSAKNNHIGIIINWSTAFENNASHFTILRSSDGSAFTEIGSIPAKGIAGSYQFLDKNILSGTYYYQLKQIDLNGRNELFGPVKAAIDINRNEIAVSHRDGKLNISSFVFLANTKIEIVDMSGKVLFSNTANIQPGINSFPLSLKQNGLLYNVRLNHKDTTIAKKILIE; this is encoded by the coding sequence ATGAAAAAACAATTTGTCTTAGCACTGCTCTCCGCCATTGTTTTAAATAGCTATGCACAATTTTCTCCCAACAATTTAATAGTTAGCGAAATAGCAAACAACAATAAAGGAGGCTCCACATTAAATCTATCCATATATGATTTAACAGGAAATCTTATAGAATCAAAAGCCCTAGGCAACCAAAACTTCTTTGTAAACGGCACAGCTATAAACGAAGGCCTGTTAACACTATCTACTGATAATAAATTACTCACATTATACGGTTATAGCAAAATAACAAGCAATACCGGTGGGCCCGCCAAAGACGATGCTTCAACAACAAACCGTACATTGGCTATTATCAATCAGAATAAAGAAGAAACCTTCATTAACTTCAATAACACGCATAGCACACAGGCAGCCAAATCAGCCTTAGCTTTTCCATTAGAAAACACCGATTATGGAATTTATTTAGCCGGTGCAGGAACCGGTACAGCAACAGGAGTGCAATATGTAAGCTACAACCCACAACAGAAGACTACAACAGTGCCAGTTTCCTTGACTAAAGTAAATACACGATCCATAAAGGCTTTTAATAATCAATTATATATCAGTTCCTCTTTCGATCCTTCCGGTGGCCCTACACGTCTGTTAAAAGTAGGTAACGGTATACCAAACACAAAAGATCAAACAGCTCTAAATCTGCCTGGAGATGCGATTACTAGCCTAGAAGCACCAGCTGATTTTGTCATGTTCGGAGATGATCTCTTATATATTGCAGAAGAAAATACCAGTACCGGTGGTATTAAAAAACTTTATTATAATGGCTCCGAATGGATATTATTAGGAATTATTGATTCTGGAGTTGCAAATGATTTCGGGTTTAAGGCACTAACCGGTAGATTAGAAGATGGAAAAAGGACCTTATATGCTATTACAACAAATAATCTAGGTAATAGCATCGTCAAGATAATTGACGAAACAACAAAAGCAGAGAATGTTGAACGTTGTAAAGTAGGTGTACAAGTAAATGTTCTAGCTAGATCTTCGGCCACCACCGGCTTCAGAGGTATTGCCTTTACGCCACAAAGTGAAGTGAAACTACCTGTGGGCTTAATTTCATTTTCAGCTAAGAATAATCACATTGGTATAATCATCAATTGGAGCACTGCTTTTGAAAACAACGCTTCTCATTTTACCATTTTAAGATCTTCGGACGGCTCTGCTTTTACTGAAATAGGAAGCATACCTGCAAAAGGTATTGCCGGCTCTTATCAGTTTCTGGACAAAAATATTCTTAGCGGCACCTATTACTATCAATTAAAACAAATAGATTTAAATGGACGTAATGAATTATTTGGCCCTGTGAAAGCTGCAATAGATATCAATAGAAACGAAATAGCAGTTTCGCATCGGGACGGAAAACTCAATATTTCCTCTTTCGTTTTTCTAGCAAATACTAAAATAGAAATTGTGGATATGAGCGGTAAAGTTTTGTTTAGCAACACAGCTAACATTCAGCCCGGAATAAACAGCTTTCCTTTAAGTTTAAAACAAAATGGTCTTCTATATAATGTTAGATTAAACCATAAAGACACTACAATAGCTAAAAAAATCCTTATTGAATAA